From Lysinibacillus sp. SGAir0095, the proteins below share one genomic window:
- a CDS encoding ABC transporter permease, with amino-acid sequence MKVISNLKLLLKITQEYGNAHFTLSFSAIFSLLFLLYSFNFNTQALRPIVLAFFVIYLLTTLYVWLISKSIKRDLANDREIKKRTRILGYPLILTVLVGNIFASSYGFSLVSKNKVPEYTFATYAFLTQLFIIGISVLNIFKPYVIDSFLLAMGAFIVLAIIYAAMLILVAKYVTPTSAPKWMLPIGIVLLIPVLTGNLFSFLLGLGLIKKARQKDASSIEKWQKMWSKILRNSMAIFGMFFIIFMFSLSVVSPWTFDYDFATQNNYSAILQTPTLQYPLGTDDFGRDLFSRIVFGAQISLIVGFFSTIIPAVIGGSLGAISGYYGKKTDNIIMRLLDILYAIPGILLAIAIIAAFGANTVNLIIALSVGSIPTYARTMRATVMQISNYEFVESARALGASDSSIIFKHIVPNSLAPMIVKATLTIGGAVISTSSLSFLGLGVEPHIPEWGNILKIGSTYLETHSYLAIFPGLCIMLLVLSFNFFGDGLRDAFDPKTN; translated from the coding sequence GTGAAGGTCATATCAAACCTAAAGCTTCTATTGAAAATTACACAGGAATATGGGAATGCTCATTTTACATTATCCTTTTCTGCTATTTTTTCATTACTTTTTTTACTTTATAGTTTCAATTTCAATACCCAAGCTCTTCGACCGATTGTTTTAGCATTTTTCGTTATTTATTTGCTAACTACTCTTTATGTATGGTTAATCTCAAAGTCTATTAAAAGAGATTTAGCGAATGATAGAGAGATTAAAAAACGAACTCGTATCCTTGGATACCCGTTGATTTTGACAGTACTCGTTGGAAATATTTTTGCAAGCAGCTATGGATTTTCATTAGTTTCAAAAAACAAAGTACCTGAATATACATTTGCTACCTATGCATTTTTAACTCAGCTTTTTATCATTGGGATATCGGTGTTAAACATTTTCAAACCATATGTAATTGATAGCTTTTTACTAGCAATGGGTGCGTTTATTGTACTTGCGATAATTTATGCAGCAATGCTAATTCTGGTTGCAAAATATGTAACGCCAACATCTGCACCAAAATGGATGCTGCCAATCGGCATCGTTTTACTTATACCAGTCTTAACAGGGAATCTATTTTCTTTCCTGCTAGGGTTGGGTCTTATTAAAAAGGCTCGACAGAAAGATGCTTCTTCTATTGAGAAGTGGCAAAAAATGTGGAGTAAAATTCTACGGAATTCAATGGCCATTTTCGGTATGTTTTTTATCATTTTTATGTTTTCATTGTCTGTCGTAAGTCCATGGACATTCGATTATGACTTTGCAACTCAAAATAATTACTCTGCAATCTTACAAACACCGACACTCCAATATCCGCTTGGAACAGATGATTTCGGTCGCGATTTGTTTTCAAGAATCGTGTTTGGTGCTCAAATATCGTTAATTGTTGGGTTCTTCTCAACAATCATACCAGCCGTTATAGGTGGTTCGCTTGGAGCTATTTCTGGTTACTACGGCAAAAAGACAGATAACATCATCATGCGACTGCTTGACATTTTATATGCGATACCTGGTATTTTACTAGCTATTGCCATTATCGCTGCATTCGGTGCAAATACGGTCAATTTGATCATTGCACTAAGTGTAGGTTCTATTCCTACTTATGCACGAACAATGCGCGCTACCGTAATGCAAATTTCCAATTACGAGTTTGTAGAATCTGCTAGAGCATTAGGAGCTTCTGACAGTTCGATTATATTTAAGCATATCGTACCAAATTCGCTAGCCCCTATGATTGTAAAAGCTACTTTAACAATCGGTGGTGCTGTTATTTCAACAAGTAGTTTAAGCTTCCTTGGACTGGGTGTAGAACCGCATATTCCGGAATGGGGGAATATTTTAAAAATCGGTAGCACTTATCTTGAAACCCATTCATATTTAGCTATTTTCCCAGGGTTATGTATTATGCTACTCGTGCTATCATTTAATTTCTTTGGTGATGGATTGCGGGACGCATTTGACCCTAAAACAAACTAA
- a CDS encoding ABC transporter ATP-binding protein → MNNTLLEVKDLQVSFIGDEKEFEAVKGISFHVEKGETLGIVGESGSGKSVTARSIMRLLPSPPSFLKTGEINFQGKNLIEQTEKEMESVRGQHISMIFQDPMTSLNPTIRIGEQIAESLKKHQQVSKEESYKKTIELLELVGIKNSEKRYSQYPHEFSGGMRQRAMIAMALACNPALLIADEPTTALDVTIQAQILALMKSMQEKLGTSIILITHDLGVVAGMCDRVIVMKEGEIVEEGTTEEIFNNPKHDYTKRLLNALPKLHEKKEAKRAPLLSANLDSSKPLLEIKSLKKHFNLGHGDILKAVDDLSFAIYPGETLGLVGESGSGKSTTGRTILQLHEPTDGDVLYKGIPITRLSKKQLKTMRRHMQIIFQDPYSSLNPRKKVLDIIGEALDLHGLAKNKEDRRTRVEELLELVGLNKAHASRYPHEFSGGQRQRIGIARALAVDPEFIVCDEPLSALDVSIQKQIVDLLKDLQHRLGLTYLFIAHDLSMVKHISDRVAVMYGGKIVELAESEELYSNPQHPYTKALLQSIPIPDPTIEKKKARVLDKESNVNKYDVQNTVLKEVSPNHWVAVTEN, encoded by the coding sequence ATGAATAATACATTATTAGAGGTGAAGGACCTTCAAGTTTCATTCATAGGTGATGAAAAAGAGTTTGAGGCTGTGAAAGGGATTAGCTTTCATGTTGAAAAAGGGGAGACATTAGGGATTGTTGGTGAGTCTGGAAGTGGTAAAAGTGTCACTGCCAGGTCCATTATGCGATTACTACCATCACCGCCAAGTTTTTTGAAAACTGGGGAAATTAATTTCCAAGGAAAGAATCTCATTGAGCAAACAGAAAAAGAAATGGAATCAGTACGCGGGCAGCATATTAGTATGATTTTTCAGGATCCAATGACATCGTTAAATCCAACGATTCGTATCGGGGAGCAAATTGCTGAAAGTTTGAAGAAACACCAACAGGTCTCGAAGGAGGAGTCATACAAAAAAACCATTGAATTGTTAGAACTGGTAGGGATAAAAAATAGTGAAAAGCGCTATTCACAATATCCCCATGAATTTTCTGGCGGTATGCGTCAAAGAGCAATGATTGCAATGGCATTGGCATGTAATCCAGCCCTTCTGATTGCAGATGAACCAACAACGGCCTTAGATGTAACAATTCAAGCTCAAATACTGGCATTAATGAAAAGCATGCAAGAAAAGTTAGGTACTTCTATCATATTAATCACACATGACTTAGGCGTAGTAGCGGGAATGTGCGATCGTGTCATTGTGATGAAAGAGGGGGAGATTGTTGAAGAAGGCACAACAGAAGAAATCTTCAACAATCCAAAGCATGACTATACGAAAAGGCTATTAAATGCTTTACCTAAACTTCATGAAAAAAAAGAGGCGAAAAGAGCGCCGTTATTAAGTGCGAATCTAGATTCTTCTAAGCCACTCCTTGAAATTAAATCATTAAAAAAACATTTTAACTTAGGTCATGGCGATATCTTAAAGGCTGTAGATGATCTGTCTTTTGCAATCTATCCTGGAGAAACTCTTGGTTTAGTGGGGGAGTCAGGTTCAGGCAAATCTACAACAGGACGTACTATTTTACAATTGCATGAGCCGACAGATGGAGATGTTCTATATAAAGGAATTCCTATTACGCGTCTATCCAAAAAACAATTAAAAACAATGAGAAGACATATGCAAATTATCTTTCAAGATCCGTATTCTTCATTAAATCCTCGAAAAAAAGTGTTGGATATTATAGGAGAAGCATTGGATTTACATGGTCTTGCAAAAAATAAAGAAGATCGTAGAACGCGTGTCGAGGAATTATTAGAATTGGTAGGACTAAATAAAGCACATGCAAGTCGCTATCCCCATGAGTTTTCTGGTGGGCAACGTCAACGTATTGGAATTGCACGTGCATTAGCAGTTGATCCAGAGTTTATTGTTTGTGACGAGCCATTATCTGCATTAGACGTTTCGATTCAAAAACAAATTGTCGATCTATTAAAAGATTTACAGCATCGTCTCGGTTTGACTTATTTATTCATTGCTCACGATTTATCTATGGTTAAACATATAAGTGATAGAGTAGCGGTGATGTATGGTGGGAAAATCGTAGAGCTCGCAGAAAGTGAGGAATTATACTCAAACCCTCAGCATCCTTATACAAAAGCTCTTTTGCAATCTATCCCCATACCAGATCCGACTATCGAAAAGAAAAAAGCTAGAGTACTAGACAAAGAATCCAATGTAAACAAGTACGATGTTCAAAACACGGTATTAAAGGAAGTATCTCCAAATCATTGGGTAGCCGTTACTGAAAATTGA
- a CDS encoding alanine--glyoxylate aminotransferase family protein produces the protein MKNKELLLVPGPTPVVDEIYDALASETRGHTDPRFTATFKASIKQTKELLQTDGEVFIVAGSGTLAMEMAIVNTVGRGEKLLVISHGYFGDRFTPLANAFGIEVDVLQAEWGKQVDPELVQEKIALNNYKAVTITHADTSTGVVSDLDALIPIIKQAGALVILDGVVATAALEENMSKTYGHPDYKIDVVLTGSQKAIGIPPGLAIVAFNQTALAAREALGTVPAYYSDIKNWIPIMQDPSKYFATPPVNLIYAYNTALKIVLDEGIEQREKRHIAFGRGVRSALRTFGMESLADEEVAAPTLSCMLYPAGVDDGSFRTLLSHKGVIVAGALAHLAGHAFRIGHMGNTTAKMLESAIRHIGEVLQELGLEINTEAALVAFREELSQSVAQ, from the coding sequence ATGAAAAATAAAGAATTACTCTTAGTACCGGGCCCAACACCTGTAGTTGATGAAATTTATGATGCTTTAGCAAGTGAGACAAGAGGACATACCGATCCACGATTCACTGCCACGTTCAAGGCAAGTATAAAGCAGACAAAGGAACTGCTCCAAACTGATGGAGAAGTGTTTATTGTGGCAGGTTCAGGTACATTAGCAATGGAAATGGCTATTGTAAACACAGTAGGAAGAGGAGAAAAGTTACTTGTTATTAGTCACGGCTATTTTGGTGATCGTTTTACACCCCTAGCGAACGCCTTTGGAATTGAAGTAGATGTTTTACAGGCTGAATGGGGAAAACAAGTGGACCCAGAACTTGTTCAAGAAAAAATAGCTCTCAATAATTATAAGGCTGTTACGATTACGCATGCTGATACATCAACAGGTGTTGTTTCTGATTTAGATGCACTCATTCCTATCATTAAACAAGCGGGTGCACTGGTTATTTTAGATGGAGTGGTGGCAACAGCAGCACTTGAAGAGAATATGAGCAAGACTTATGGACATCCGGATTATAAAATTGATGTCGTATTAACTGGTTCTCAAAAGGCTATTGGTATTCCACCAGGTTTAGCCATTGTCGCGTTTAACCAAACTGCACTTGCAGCAAGGGAAGCTTTAGGTACAGTCCCAGCCTATTATTCTGACATTAAAAACTGGATTCCGATTATGCAAGATCCGTCTAAATATTTTGCAACACCGCCGGTCAATCTTATTTATGCATATAATACAGCGTTAAAAATAGTGTTAGATGAAGGCATTGAACAACGGGAAAAACGTCACATTGCTTTTGGCCGTGGGGTACGTTCTGCACTTCGAACATTTGGCATGGAATCTTTAGCTGATGAAGAGGTAGCAGCACCAACATTAAGCTGCATGCTATACCCAGCAGGTGTGGACGATGGCTCATTCCGAACACTGCTATCTCATAAGGGCGTTATTGTTGCTGGGGCATTGGCCCATTTAGCCGGTCATGCTTTCCGTATTGGCCATATGGGAAATACCACTGCGAAAATGCTTGAAAGTGCAATTCGCCATATAGGTGAAGTGTTACAAGAATTAGGGTTAGAAATAAATACAGAAGCTGCACTTGTAGCATTTAGAGAAGAATTATCACAAAGTGTTGCTCAGTAA
- a CDS encoding ABC transporter permease produces the protein MNHSINIQNTKTSKFFSSTYQKLINRGNFYGILLFVLGLPVHIVTFLLFYLKKGQNQYAEAYKRCEEEFISKGLLDTWRQQFLSQEKTKAEFFHESLSTEQMNKNVDLLVQGKLQKEVDKQVNSLGFEKYSYHYYFKQQMTNRNFLLISAIPGILMYMLLLLYSNPFVQFIFERVLQTLFVILGVATLVFTILYISPLDPARNILGIEATPEQIANFNRLYGLDQPYLAQLWQSLSGLFTFDLGTSFAGKEDIIASIANKFPVTLKIAILSLVMAVIIAIPVGIISAIRPNSFFDYTFMIVALIGLSIPSFWQGLIFILTFSLELSWFPATYNPHNWLSLVLPVVVLGTSLCASIARMTRSSMLEVINEDYIITAKAKGLNERKVISKHAIRNAMIPIITVIGLLFGGMLGGASVTEKVFNISGIGSYIVDKQFIPDIPAILGGVVYIAITISIVNLIIDITYAFFDPRIRSKMKKEG, from the coding sequence ATGAATCATAGCATAAATATTCAAAATACTAAAACTTCCAAGTTTTTTAGCTCCACTTATCAAAAGTTAATAAACAGAGGAAATTTCTACGGAATTCTTTTATTTGTTCTGGGGCTGCCAGTTCATATCGTCACCTTCCTATTATTCTATCTGAAAAAAGGTCAGAATCAGTATGCTGAAGCTTATAAACGCTGTGAAGAGGAGTTCATCTCAAAAGGGCTGCTTGATACATGGAGACAACAGTTTTTATCTCAAGAAAAAACAAAAGCGGAATTTTTCCATGAATCTTTATCCACTGAACAAATGAACAAAAATGTAGATTTACTTGTACAAGGAAAGCTTCAAAAGGAAGTAGATAAGCAAGTAAATTCACTGGGCTTTGAGAAGTATTCATATCATTATTACTTTAAACAGCAAATGACTAATCGGAATTTTTTATTGATTTCAGCCATTCCCGGTATTTTGATGTATATGTTATTACTTCTATATAGTAATCCATTTGTTCAATTTATTTTCGAGCGTGTATTACAGACTCTCTTTGTCATCTTAGGTGTGGCAACACTCGTATTTACCATTCTTTATATTTCACCTTTAGATCCAGCGCGAAATATTCTAGGTATCGAAGCTACGCCTGAGCAAATAGCGAATTTTAATCGTCTTTACGGATTGGACCAACCATATTTAGCTCAATTATGGCAATCCCTATCCGGTCTATTTACCTTCGACTTAGGGACTTCCTTTGCAGGGAAAGAAGACATCATTGCTAGTATCGCCAATAAATTTCCTGTAACTCTTAAAATTGCCATTCTATCGTTAGTGATGGCGGTAATCATTGCGATTCCTGTTGGGATTATCTCAGCTATTCGCCCAAATTCATTCTTTGATTATACATTTATGATTGTAGCGTTAATCGGCCTTTCAATACCGAGTTTCTGGCAAGGGTTAATTTTTATTTTAACATTCTCTCTTGAACTGAGTTGGTTCCCTGCAACGTATAATCCACATAATTGGTTATCTCTGGTCTTACCAGTAGTTGTTCTCGGCACCTCTCTATGTGCCTCGATTGCAAGGATGACCCGTTCATCGATGCTTGAGGTCATAAACGAGGATTATATTATTACGGCAAAAGCAAAAGGATTAAATGAAAGAAAAGTCATTTCTAAGCATGCGATTCGAAATGCAATGATTCCAATTATTACGGTGATTGGGCTCTTATTTGGCGGAATGTTAGGCGGGGCTTCGGTAACGGAGAAAGTCTTTAACATTAGTGGAATCGGAAGCTACATCGTAGATAAGCAGTTTATACCGGATATTCCTGCAATATTAGGTGGGGTTGTCTATATTGCCATTACGATTTCAATTGTTAACTTAATAATAGACATTACTTATGCATTTTTTGATCCGCGAATTCGCTCAAAAATGAAAAAGGAGGGATAA
- a CDS encoding ABC transporter substrate-binding protein — protein MKKLLALLFVAVLALAGCVQKKSDVEGGGDAETSSGEKPTIEILGQTANENDLNILRDQLTKNGFEVVLNIQPDYGSFSAQKDAGNYDVALSSWTTVTGNPDYAVRGLFKTGGDYSVVSDSELDKLIDKASTLTGEEAKEAYAELEQLLVFDQAYIAPLYISKKAQGIYSAKVNPETVLLPKSRAQVWENISFNDASLNTSETLVLHQAISSLTSLDPIKGNDGSINTLNTNMYVRLVNLTDDDQVVSDGSLSYNHVMAEGSSEYYFILRDDINFAKVENGAAVDTGELVSAEDVVFSLNRAKDENSVPDHRTYSIHENIDTVEVVTDLTELENAKVAGSEETVLDALSKELPQAVTEVVESEDQVDNAAGKYQVVKITTPNPFPQVLNYLAHQSGGIVSEKQVTSINTYDVANYDPNTDIAYGDQATVTEGNSYNNQLFASGPYILVQKNDYEATFVKNPAYRVGSEYEPKITNISVRFIDDNDSALSALRSGEIQVLQTVPETKLDIVKEDANLALNEADSNAVTYLQFNTKGREISNSADLRKAVLYSINQEEFITYYQGNKLPAVSTVSPLIDTGLKLEANRDKVTEFLNAYNESK, from the coding sequence ATGAAAAAGCTATTAGCTCTATTATTTGTTGCAGTCCTGGCTCTTGCTGGCTGTGTACAAAAGAAATCGGATGTTGAAGGCGGCGGTGATGCCGAGACTTCTTCTGGTGAAAAACCAACAATTGAAATTTTAGGTCAAACAGCAAATGAAAATGATTTAAATATTTTACGTGATCAACTAACTAAAAACGGTTTTGAAGTGGTATTAAATATTCAACCGGATTACGGTTCATTCTCAGCTCAAAAAGATGCGGGGAACTATGATGTGGCATTATCAAGCTGGACAACAGTAACAGGGAATCCTGACTATGCTGTTCGTGGTTTATTTAAAACTGGTGGAGACTACAGTGTTGTTAGCGACTCTGAGTTAGATAAGTTGATTGACAAAGCAAGTACTTTAACTGGTGAAGAAGCGAAAGAAGCTTATGCTGAGCTTGAACAACTTTTAGTATTCGACCAAGCTTACATCGCACCACTCTATATCTCGAAAAAGGCTCAAGGTATTTACTCTGCTAAGGTAAACCCTGAAACAGTTCTACTTCCTAAATCTCGTGCACAAGTATGGGAAAATATCTCATTTAATGATGCATCTTTAAACACTAGCGAAACATTAGTATTACATCAAGCAATCTCATCATTAACTTCTCTTGATCCAATCAAAGGAAATGATGGTTCTATCAACACATTAAATACAAATATGTACGTTCGTTTAGTGAATTTAACAGATGATGACCAAGTCGTTTCTGATGGTTCATTATCATACAACCATGTTATGGCAGAAGGCAGCTCTGAATATTATTTCATCTTACGTGATGATATTAATTTTGCAAAAGTAGAAAATGGTGCAGCTGTTGACACAGGTGAACTAGTATCTGCAGAAGATGTAGTATTTTCTTTAAACCGTGCTAAGGATGAAAACTCTGTTCCTGATCACCGCACATATAGTATCCATGAAAATATTGATACTGTAGAAGTCGTGACAGATTTAACAGAATTAGAGAACGCTAAAGTTGCTGGTTCAGAAGAAACTGTATTAGATGCATTATCAAAAGAGTTGCCACAGGCAGTAACTGAAGTAGTAGAATCAGAAGATCAAGTTGATAATGCGGCTGGGAAATACCAAGTTGTAAAAATTACAACGCCAAATCCATTCCCACAAGTATTAAACTATTTAGCTCACCAATCTGGTGGTATCGTTTCTGAAAAACAAGTAACAAGCATTAACACATATGATGTAGCAAACTACGATCCAAACACAGATATTGCTTACGGTGACCAAGCAACTGTGACAGAAGGTAATTCTTATAACAACCAATTATTTGCAAGTGGTCCATACATTTTAGTACAAAAAAATGATTATGAAGCAACATTTGTGAAAAACCCAGCATACCGCGTAGGCAGCGAGTATGAACCAAAAATTACAAACATCTCTGTACGATTTATCGATGATAATGACAGCGCATTATCTGCATTACGTAGTGGTGAAATTCAAGTGTTACAAACAGTACCTGAAACTAAACTTGATATCGTTAAAGAAGATGCAAACTTAGCTCTAAATGAGGCTGACAGCAACGCAGTGACATACTTACAGTTCAATACGAAAGGTCGTGAAATTTCAAACTCTGCTGACTTACGTAAAGCTGTTCTTTACTCAATCAACCAAGAAGAATTCATTACTTACTACCAAGGAAACAAACTTCCAGCTGTATCAACTGTCTCTCCATTAATTGACACTGGATTAAAACTTGAAGCAAATCGTGATAAAGTAACAGAGTTCTTGAACGCTTATAACGAAAGTAAATAA
- the aceB gene encoding malate synthase A yields the protein MEQATSQKLKIIGELTEQAQEILTPEALDFIVSLHEKFNERRKELLKKREERQKRLDEGEQLHFLPETEQVRKGDWTIAPLPKDLQDRRVEITGPSVDRKMVINALNSGAKMFMACFEDASTPTWENMIAGQINMRDSVRRTITLTQESNGKTYKLNEETAVLIVRPRGLHLLEKNVLVDGEVMSGSFFDFGLYFFHNAKELLARNTGPYFYLPKLESHLEARLWNDVFVYAQDYLGIPQGTIKATVLIETIVAAFEMDEILYELREHSAGLNCGRWDYIFSYIKRLRHQPDVVLPDRGQVTMTVPFMKAYTSLCIQTCHKRNAPAMGGMAAQIPVKNDEEANTIAFSKVAEDKLREATDGHDGTWVAHPGLVSVAMEQFDAIMKTPNQIDKKREDVIVSANDLVAVPEGTITEEGLRINASVGVQYIASWLRGNGAAPINNLMEDAATAEISRTQVWQWIRHEKGVLEDGRKVTLELTLGILSEELTKIKAAVGEQAYNTGRYEEAAELFKTLIEQDEFVEFLTLPGYEKIS from the coding sequence TTGGAACAGGCAACATCACAAAAGCTTAAAATTATTGGCGAACTAACAGAACAAGCACAAGAAATATTAACGCCTGAAGCACTTGACTTTATTGTTTCACTTCATGAGAAGTTTAATGAGCGTCGAAAAGAATTGCTTAAAAAGCGAGAAGAACGTCAAAAGCGTCTTGATGAAGGCGAACAGCTTCATTTCTTGCCGGAAACTGAACAAGTTCGTAAAGGGGATTGGACAATTGCCCCACTACCCAAGGATTTACAAGATCGACGCGTAGAAATTACCGGTCCATCTGTGGATCGCAAAATGGTTATCAATGCACTAAATTCCGGTGCCAAAATGTTTATGGCATGTTTTGAAGATGCATCAACACCAACCTGGGAAAACATGATTGCAGGACAGATTAATATGCGTGATTCCGTGCGTAGAACAATTACATTAACTCAGGAGTCAAATGGTAAAACCTATAAGTTAAATGAAGAAACTGCTGTACTTATAGTTCGTCCGAGAGGCTTACATCTTTTAGAGAAAAATGTGTTAGTAGATGGCGAGGTAATGTCAGGAAGTTTCTTTGACTTTGGCTTGTACTTCTTCCACAATGCAAAAGAATTACTTGCTCGAAACACAGGGCCATATTTCTACTTGCCAAAGCTTGAGAGCCATTTAGAAGCACGTCTTTGGAATGACGTATTTGTTTATGCACAAGATTACTTGGGAATTCCACAAGGTACTATTAAAGCAACTGTCCTAATAGAAACAATTGTTGCGGCCTTTGAAATGGACGAAATTCTTTATGAATTACGTGAGCATTCAGCTGGTCTGAACTGTGGACGTTGGGATTATATTTTCAGCTATATTAAACGACTTCGCCATCAACCTGATGTTGTCTTACCGGACCGTGGTCAAGTAACAATGACTGTTCCGTTTATGAAAGCCTATACATCGTTATGTATTCAAACTTGCCATAAGCGTAATGCACCGGCAATGGGAGGAATGGCTGCCCAGATTCCTGTGAAAAATGATGAAGAGGCAAATACAATTGCTTTTTCAAAAGTAGCAGAGGATAAACTCCGAGAAGCTACAGATGGTCACGATGGTACGTGGGTAGCACATCCAGGATTAGTATCTGTTGCAATGGAACAATTTGATGCCATTATGAAAACACCAAACCAAATTGATAAAAAACGTGAAGATGTCATTGTATCTGCTAATGATCTGGTAGCCGTTCCAGAAGGTACAATTACCGAAGAAGGTCTTCGCATCAATGCAAGTGTAGGTGTTCAATATATTGCATCGTGGTTACGTGGAAATGGTGCTGCACCCATTAATAACTTAATGGAAGATGCGGCAACAGCCGAGATTTCCCGTACTCAAGTTTGGCAATGGATTCGTCATGAAAAAGGCGTATTAGAAGATGGACGTAAAGTAACTTTGGAATTAACATTAGGAATTTTAAGTGAAGAGCTTACAAAGATTAAAGCTGCTGTTGGGGAACAAGCATATAACACAGGTCGCTATGAAGAAGCGGCTGAGCTGTTTAAAACTTTAATTGAGCAAGACGAGTTCGTTGAATTCTTAACTTTACCGGGTTACGAAAAAATTAGCTAA
- the ade gene encoding adenine deaminase produces the protein MTKSINISQKRMEADFILKNAYIADVFSLCWRKANIVVADGKIIALDEKDEFTARLVEDANGRYVIPGLIDTHIHIESSMLPPSQFSQILLPHGITSVITDPHEIVNVSGSKGMQFMLDDSKNAKMDIYYMLPSSVPCTSFENSGAVMKAKDLAPFLQNEQILGLAEVMDFPAVLETDSDMIDKLSLVKSANKLIDGHGSGLTREQLRGYRAAGIQTDHECVSAEEARERVKQGMYVLIREASAAKNLIDLLPAVTPANARRFAFCTDDKHLDELIEKGSIDYAVSLAIKHGMTPLQAIQLATLNAAECYRLYDRGAIAEGYIADFVMLEDLQKMTISAVWKNGDKVAQDGKVLYEAENTANIDESILNSVHIPSLSADDLAIPFKEGNLANVIGIMPNQITTQHLEKEVDVEDGVFVPSIEKDLLKLAVVERHRLLGTIGLGIVHGFGLKEGAVATTVAHDSHNAIVVGTNDEDMLYALKALQEMQGGLVVVKKGKVIGSLALPIAGLMTTLDADKAARKMKETHKALHEIHPDLYFHLFLTLSFLSLPVIPEIKLTDTGLFDVRSFQHIPIEVTKKNVSQV, from the coding sequence ATGACAAAATCTATTAATATCTCACAAAAAAGAATGGAAGCCGATTTTATCCTAAAAAATGCCTATATAGCAGATGTATTTTCTTTATGTTGGAGGAAAGCAAATATTGTTGTTGCAGATGGGAAAATCATAGCTCTTGATGAGAAGGATGAATTTACGGCGAGATTAGTCGAGGATGCAAATGGTCGATATGTCATCCCTGGTTTAATCGATACTCATATTCATATTGAATCTTCAATGTTGCCTCCATCCCAGTTTAGTCAAATTCTTTTGCCTCACGGAATTACCTCTGTCATTACTGATCCGCATGAAATCGTAAACGTTTCAGGTTCAAAAGGAATGCAATTCATGCTGGATGATTCAAAAAATGCAAAGATGGATATTTACTATATGCTGCCATCCAGTGTGCCGTGTACCTCTTTCGAAAATTCAGGTGCAGTGATGAAGGCGAAGGACTTAGCACCATTCCTTCAAAATGAACAAATTTTAGGACTTGCAGAAGTAATGGACTTTCCTGCTGTTTTGGAAACAGATTCAGATATGATCGATAAGTTATCCCTTGTGAAATCGGCCAATAAACTTATCGATGGCCATGGTTCAGGGCTCACTAGAGAACAGCTACGTGGCTATCGCGCGGCAGGAATTCAAACAGATCATGAATGTGTATCGGCAGAAGAAGCGCGTGAACGAGTTAAACAGGGAATGTATGTGTTAATAAGAGAGGCTTCTGCAGCGAAAAACTTAATAGATTTATTGCCTGCTGTTACGCCGGCGAATGCTCGCCGATTTGCATTTTGTACAGACGATAAGCATCTTGATGAGTTAATTGAAAAAGGAAGCATCGACTATGCGGTTTCCCTCGCTATCAAACACGGAATGACCCCGTTACAAGCCATTCAGCTAGCTACTTTAAATGCGGCGGAATGCTACCGTCTTTACGATAGAGGGGCAATTGCGGAAGGATATATAGCTGACTTTGTCATGCTAGAAGATTTACAAAAGATGACGATTTCAGCAGTATGGAAAAATGGCGATAAGGTAGCGCAAGATGGCAAGGTGCTTTATGAAGCAGAGAACACGGCAAATATCGATGAATCCATTCTGAATTCAGTTCATATTCCTAGTTTATCTGCCGATGATTTGGCCATTCCATTTAAAGAAGGGAATCTAGCAAATGTTATAGGTATTATGCCGAATCAAATCACGACACAGCATCTTGAAAAGGAAGTAGATGTTGAAGATGGTGTATTCGTACCATCTATTGAAAAGGATTTATTGAAACTGGCAGTAGTAGAACGTCATCGTTTGTTAGGTACTATAGGCTTAGGAATTGTACATGGCTTCGGCTTGAAAGAAGGAGCTGTCGCAACAACAGTTGCACATGACTCACATAATGCGATTGTTGTTGGAACAAATGATGAGGATATGCTATATGCTCTAAAGGCTCTACAAGAAATGCAGGGAGGATTAGTAGTTGTAAAGAAAGGAAAGGTAATTGGATCTCTTGCTTTACCGATTGCAGGACTAATGACGACACTTGATGCAGATAAAGCGGCAAGAAAGATGAAGGAAACTCATAAGGCACTCCATGAGATTCATCCAGACCTTTACTTCCATCTCTTCTTAACACTTTCGTTTTTAAGTTTGCCAGTTATACCGGAAATTAAATTAACGGATACAGGTTTGTTTGATG